In Rhizobium gallicum bv. gallicum R602sp, the following proteins share a genomic window:
- a CDS encoding ParB N-terminal domain-containing protein: MEYCLLSPARLIPTEEVNFDRVDALQAQILKVGAWTAPITAEKDALFVMDGHHRLTVAHRLQLAKIPVVLLDYNSVRLESWRPGEEITPAEIFEMARSGRKFPYKTTRHIFAKSVPTCDVPLELLCKPASSEMAPRCASRALS, from the coding sequence ATGGAATATTGCCTTCTCTCCCCAGCACGATTGATCCCGACCGAAGAGGTGAATTTCGACAGAGTCGATGCATTACAAGCCCAAATCCTGAAAGTAGGTGCATGGACCGCACCAATAACGGCAGAAAAAGATGCCCTGTTCGTCATGGACGGCCATCACCGACTGACGGTTGCACATCGCCTCCAGCTCGCCAAGATACCGGTGGTCCTTCTCGACTACAATTCAGTGCGGTTGGAGAGTTGGCGCCCGGGTGAGGAGATCACCCCTGCGGAAATCTTCGAAATGGCGCGCAGCGGCCGCAAGTTTCCCTACAAAACAACACGGCACATCTTTGCCAAGAGCGTTCCGACATGTGATGTCCCCCTTGAGCTTTTGTGCAAGCCCGCTTCGTCAGAAATGGCGCCTCGATGCGCTTCCAGGGCGCTGTCATGA
- a CDS encoding DUF882 domain-containing protein yields the protein MFVSKYPVKGLWGGASDGAVAALLSRAGRLVTHAILRALLALSALIGSASFATAEDRTLKLFFTHTGERATITYKRDGRFDPKGLSQINRFLRDWRRNEPTRMDPRLLDLVWEVYKRSGAKDYIHIVSAYRSPATNNMLRNRSRSTGVAKKSQHMLGKAMDFYVPGVKLSTLRALAMQMQAGGVGYYPTSGSPFVHLDVGNVRAWPRMSRQELARIFPNGQTMHLPADGRPLPGYIQAVANYRKRAGAASAQIASTPGEDDDAGTSGRDTIDNSLVTALLPTPRSRALNALALQTDAVDRDDERSSLDLSSFPIPIPAVRPADLGADAKREIASIGPIGVLPDKRTPALPTYSGFKPFAAAHRASQEDANMIASLPLTASWEEADLFGSISDAALMNWALHPPGAVIGMRAPRVSRRTVHHDPDAASGTNIIPVAATGRFDADRFASPPEG from the coding sequence TTGTTCGTGTCGAAATATCCAGTGAAAGGGCTCTGGGGTGGAGCATCGGACGGCGCGGTCGCCGCACTCCTTTCGCGTGCAGGACGGCTCGTCACGCATGCCATCCTGCGAGCTCTGCTCGCGCTCTCCGCGCTTATCGGTTCTGCATCTTTTGCCACCGCGGAAGATCGTACGCTGAAGCTGTTCTTTACTCATACGGGCGAGAGGGCGACGATTACCTACAAGCGCGACGGAAGGTTCGATCCAAAGGGCCTGTCCCAGATAAACCGGTTTCTGCGCGACTGGCGAAGGAACGAGCCGACCCGGATGGATCCCCGGCTCCTTGACCTGGTCTGGGAAGTGTACAAGCGCAGCGGCGCGAAGGACTACATCCACATCGTCTCCGCCTACCGTTCTCCGGCCACCAATAACATGCTCCGCAACCGTTCGCGCAGTACGGGCGTCGCCAAGAAGAGCCAGCACATGCTTGGCAAGGCGATGGACTTCTACGTTCCAGGTGTGAAGCTCTCGACGCTGCGTGCACTTGCAATGCAGATGCAGGCCGGTGGTGTCGGATATTATCCGACATCGGGATCGCCGTTCGTGCATCTCGACGTCGGCAACGTCCGGGCTTGGCCCCGCATGTCTCGGCAAGAACTTGCTCGAATATTTCCGAACGGGCAGACGATGCATCTGCCAGCCGATGGCCGGCCGCTGCCGGGATATATCCAGGCGGTTGCGAACTATAGGAAGCGCGCCGGCGCCGCCTCGGCCCAGATCGCCAGCACCCCTGGAGAAGACGATGACGCAGGAACCTCGGGCCGCGATACGATAGACAATAGCCTCGTGACGGCGCTCCTGCCCACGCCGCGAAGCCGCGCATTGAATGCGCTGGCCTTGCAGACCGACGCGGTCGATCGTGACGACGAACGGTCCTCCCTGGATCTTTCATCGTTCCCGATCCCGATACCGGCAGTGCGGCCAGCCGACTTGGGGGCCGACGCCAAGCGGGAGATTGCTTCGATTGGCCCAATCGGCGTGCTTCCGGATAAACGGACACCTGCATTGCCGACCTATAGCGGCTTCAAACCGTTCGCCGCCGCTCATCGCGCCTCACAAGAGGACGCGAACATGATCGCCTCCCTGCCATTGACCGCCTCCTGGGAGGAGGCAGATCTATTCGGATCGATTTCAGACGCGGCGCTGATGAATTGGGCGTTGCATCCCCCGGGCGCGGTGATTGGAATGAGAGCGCCTCGCGTTTCCCGCCGCACGGTTCATCATGATCCGGATGCCGCATCCGGTACGAACATCATTCCGGTCGCCGCCACCGGCCGGTTCGACGCCGACCGGTTTGCCTCACCCCCCGAGGGCTAA
- a CDS encoding DUF2188 domain-containing protein produces MVDITYQIVPHDEGWAYKLGGTLSETYATVEEAINHAKRAASRQKIGDGDATLAFPAPGGGWRFVPLETDKSGSRL; encoded by the coding sequence ATGGTCGACATTACCTATCAGATTGTGCCGCATGACGAAGGCTGGGCATACAAGCTCGGTGGCACGCTTTCCGAAACCTATGCGACCGTCGAAGAAGCGATCAATCACGCCAAACGCGCAGCGTCCCGCCAGAAGATCGGCGACGGCGACGCTACGCTGGCTTTTCCGGCTCCGGGCGGCGGCTGGCGATTCGTGCCGCTTGAAACGGACAAGAGCGGAAGCAGGCTCTGA
- the ku gene encoding non-homologous end joining protein Ku, giving the protein MAARASWKGHLKISDLVCAVGLYTAISASDRLSFNIINRKTGHRVERQFVDSETGRPVEREDQVKGYRMDNGEYIVIEGDEIANVMPESDKVMDVQSFISLDEIDKLYFDRPYYLAPVDENDEEALRLIARSMRENKVAALAEAVLFRRNRTLLIRPREDFVIATMLNFDYEVRSADPIFKDIPDIKFDKEMLELAGHIIATKKGVFEPSEYEDRYEAALTELVKAKVEGRALPKRKPKPEGKVVDLMEALRQSAKLSEKKAPAKGTAQRPASDSRGKKAG; this is encoded by the coding sequence ATGGCAGCGCGGGCAAGCTGGAAAGGTCATCTGAAGATCAGCGACCTTGTCTGCGCCGTCGGGCTTTATACGGCAATTTCCGCATCGGACCGGCTCTCCTTCAATATCATCAACCGGAAGACCGGCCATCGCGTCGAGCGTCAGTTCGTGGACAGCGAGACCGGCAGGCCTGTGGAGCGCGAGGATCAGGTCAAGGGTTACCGGATGGACAATGGCGAATACATTGTCATCGAAGGCGACGAGATTGCCAATGTCATGCCCGAGAGCGACAAGGTCATGGACGTCCAGAGCTTCATTTCTCTCGATGAAATCGACAAGCTCTATTTCGACCGTCCTTACTATCTTGCACCTGTCGATGAGAATGACGAAGAGGCGCTGCGCCTGATTGCGAGGAGCATGCGTGAAAACAAGGTGGCAGCGCTTGCCGAGGCCGTACTCTTCCGGCGCAACCGGACCCTGCTGATCCGCCCGCGTGAGGATTTCGTCATCGCGACGATGTTGAACTTCGACTACGAGGTTCGTTCTGCCGATCCGATCTTCAAGGACATTCCGGACATCAAATTCGACAAGGAGATGCTTGAGCTTGCCGGTCATATCATCGCTACGAAGAAGGGCGTGTTCGAGCCGAGCGAATACGAGGATCGCTACGAGGCGGCGCTGACGGAATTGGTGAAGGCCAAGGTCGAGGGAAGGGCACTGCCGAAGAGGAAGCCGAAGCCGGAGGGCAAGGTTGTCGATCTGATGGAGGCGCTGCGCCAGAGTGCCAAGTTGAGTGAAAAGAAAGCGCCTGCGAAAGGCACGGCGCAGCGCCCTGCCTCCGATAGCCGCGGCAAGAAAGCTGGCTGA
- the fdhA gene encoding formaldehyde dehydrogenase, glutathione-independent: MSKNRGVVYLRPGKVEVRDIDDPKLEAPDGRRIEHGVILKVISTNICGSDQHMVRGRTTAMPGLVLGHEITGEIIEKGVDVEMLSVGDIVSVPFNVACGRCRCCKAQDTGVCLTVNPSRAGGAYGYVDMGGWIGGQARYVMIPYADFNLLKLPDRDKAMAKIRDLTMLSDILPTGFHGAVRAGVGVGSTVYVAGAGPVGMAAAASARILGAAVVMIGDFNKDRLAHAAKVGFEPIDLSKSDRLGDMIAQVVGTNEVDSAIDAVGFEARGHSGGEQPAIVLNQMMEITRAAGSIGIPGLYVTEDPGAVDNAAKHGNLSLRFGLGWAKAQSFHTGQTPVLKYNRQLMQAILHDRLPIADIVNAKVISLEDAAQGYESFDQGAATKFVLDPHGEVAKAA; the protein is encoded by the coding sequence ATGAGCAAGAACCGAGGCGTCGTCTATTTGCGGCCCGGCAAGGTCGAGGTCCGCGACATCGACGATCCGAAACTGGAAGCGCCCGATGGCCGCCGCATCGAACACGGCGTCATCCTGAAGGTAATCTCCACCAATATCTGCGGCTCCGACCAGCATATGGTCCGCGGCCGCACCACAGCCATGCCCGGTCTCGTTCTCGGCCACGAAATTACCGGTGAGATCATCGAAAAGGGCGTCGATGTCGAAATGCTAAGCGTCGGCGATATCGTTTCCGTGCCCTTCAACGTTGCCTGCGGCCGCTGCCGCTGCTGCAAAGCCCAGGACACCGGCGTCTGCCTGACGGTCAACCCTTCGCGCGCTGGCGGGGCTTATGGCTATGTCGACATGGGCGGGTGGATTGGCGGCCAAGCCCGCTACGTCATGATCCCCTACGCCGATTTCAATCTGCTGAAACTTCCCGATCGCGACAAGGCAATGGCGAAGATCCGCGATCTCACCATGCTTTCCGATATCCTTCCGACGGGCTTCCATGGCGCAGTGCGCGCCGGCGTCGGCGTCGGGTCGACGGTCTATGTCGCAGGCGCGGGTCCCGTCGGCATGGCCGCTGCCGCTTCTGCCCGCATCCTTGGCGCGGCCGTTGTCATGATCGGCGATTTCAACAAGGATCGGTTGGCCCACGCCGCCAAGGTTGGCTTTGAACCGATCGACCTTTCCAAGAGCGACCGCCTCGGCGACATGATCGCTCAGGTCGTCGGCACCAATGAGGTGGACAGCGCCATCGACGCCGTCGGCTTCGAAGCCCGCGGTCATTCGGGCGGCGAGCAGCCGGCAATCGTGCTCAACCAGATGATGGAGATTACCCGTGCGGCCGGTTCGATCGGCATTCCGGGCCTCTACGTCACCGAAGATCCAGGCGCCGTCGACAATGCCGCAAAGCACGGCAACCTCTCGCTCCGTTTCGGCCTCGGCTGGGCAAAGGCCCAATCCTTCCACACCGGCCAGACGCCTGTCCTAAAATACAACCGCCAGCTGATGCAGGCGATCCTCCACGACCGCCTTCCGATTGCCGACATCGTCAATGCCAAGGTGATCTCACTGGAAGATGCTGCGCAAGGCTATGAGAGCTTCGACCAGGGAGCCGCCACCAAGTTCGTTCTCGACCCGCACGGTGAGGTTGCGAAGGCAGCCTAG
- the ku gene encoding non-homologous end joining protein Ku, producing the protein MARQTFWKGYLKLSLVTASVSLTPATTESNKVRFHVLNRKTSNRVESRYVDSVTHKAVSGKEQVKGYPKGEDDYVILEDDEIEEVGLESTRTIDVDTFVPRGSIDWIWYDKPHFLAPEDKVGTEAFCVIREAMRANNVVGIARLVLYRRERAVLLEPQGKGIILWTLHYGNEVREPVAHLDFDTKVDNQVLTMMKRLIKEETKEWNVSMVQDPIQKRLKTMIRNKTKSLKQAAPAKKRPAVKSTGNVINIMDALKKSLAAEGEKPRSPRSH; encoded by the coding sequence ATGGCGCGGCAGACTTTCTGGAAAGGTTATCTCAAGCTGTCGCTCGTCACGGCGTCAGTCTCGCTGACGCCGGCCACGACCGAGAGCAATAAGGTCCGCTTCCATGTTCTCAATCGCAAGACCAGCAACCGGGTCGAAAGCCGCTATGTCGACAGCGTCACCCATAAGGCCGTGTCCGGAAAGGAACAGGTCAAGGGTTATCCGAAGGGCGAGGACGATTACGTCATTCTCGAAGACGACGAGATCGAGGAGGTCGGGCTCGAAAGCACCCGTACCATCGACGTCGATACTTTCGTGCCGCGCGGGTCGATCGATTGGATCTGGTACGACAAGCCGCATTTTCTGGCGCCGGAGGACAAGGTCGGTACAGAGGCCTTCTGCGTCATTCGCGAAGCAATGAGGGCAAACAACGTGGTTGGCATCGCAAGGCTGGTGCTCTATCGCCGTGAAAGGGCGGTGCTTCTCGAGCCTCAAGGCAAGGGCATCATTCTTTGGACGTTGCATTACGGCAACGAGGTCCGAGAGCCGGTCGCGCACCTCGATTTCGATACCAAAGTCGACAATCAGGTGCTCACCATGATGAAGCGCCTTATCAAGGAAGAGACGAAAGAGTGGAATGTCTCTATGGTGCAGGATCCGATTCAGAAGCGGCTGAAGACAATGATCCGCAACAAGACGAAGAGCCTCAAGCAGGCTGCGCCCGCAAAGAAACGGCCCGCTGTCAAATCGACCGGCAATGTCATCAATATCATGGACGCCCTGAAGAAGAGCTTGGCCGCCGAAGGCGAAAAACCGAGATCGCCGAGATCTCACTGA
- a CDS encoding glutathione S-transferase has translation MAYELYYWDGIQGRGEFVRLSLEEARTEYVDVARASGSSRGTSAMMSIMRSGSEPHIPFAPPFLKDGDLIIPHVANILLYLGPKLGLAPKEDGLRYVLNGLQLTITDFVAEVHDTHHPIATSLYYEDQKDEAKARSAEFIKERIPKFLGYFERVLQQNPQGPQHILGDALTYVDLSLFQIIEGLNYAFPKGMAGHQTKYPALSALHDAVARRPNIAAYLKSKRRIAFNEDGIFRHYPELDKAA, from the coding sequence ATGGCATACGAGCTATATTACTGGGACGGCATCCAGGGACGGGGGGAATTCGTCCGCCTGTCGCTGGAGGAGGCGCGCACCGAGTATGTGGACGTCGCACGCGCATCCGGCAGCAGCCGGGGAACCAGCGCAATGATGAGCATCATGCGGAGCGGCTCAGAACCGCATATCCCGTTTGCGCCTCCCTTTTTGAAAGATGGCGACCTCATCATCCCGCACGTTGCCAATATCCTGCTTTATCTCGGGCCGAAGCTTGGTCTGGCGCCTAAGGAGGACGGCTTGCGCTACGTGTTGAACGGCTTGCAACTGACGATTACCGATTTCGTCGCCGAGGTGCATGACACGCACCATCCGATCGCCACCTCGCTCTACTATGAAGATCAGAAGGACGAGGCAAAGGCGCGCTCGGCCGAATTTATCAAGGAGCGCATCCCGAAATTCCTCGGTTATTTCGAACGGGTGCTGCAGCAGAACCCTCAAGGCCCGCAACATATCCTCGGCGATGCGCTGACCTATGTCGACCTCTCGCTCTTTCAGATCATTGAGGGCCTGAACTATGCCTTCCCCAAGGGCATGGCAGGTCATCAGACGAAATACCCGGCGCTATCGGCCCTTCATGATGCAGTGGCCAGGCGCCCGAACATCGCCGCCTACCTGAAATCGAAGCGGCGCATCGCTTTCAACGAGGATGGCATTTTCCGGCACTATCCGGAACTCGACAAGGCGGCTTAA
- a CDS encoding DUF3175 domain-containing protein — MTKAKRRWSQAVSEHSDAMDLKEGVFKSDDPRKIAASIKHSTEASRRRKSGPFRSAMSMLSFYIYRAGDQLTKKKKNTLEQAKEELRNDFGRETKR; from the coding sequence ATGACCAAGGCGAAAAGGAGATGGTCGCAAGCGGTGAGCGAGCACAGCGACGCCATGGACCTCAAGGAAGGCGTTTTCAAATCCGACGATCCTAGGAAGATCGCCGCTTCGATCAAACACTCCACGGAGGCGAGCCGCCGCCGAAAATCTGGCCCCTTTCGCTCGGCCATGTCGATGCTGAGCTTCTATATCTACCGCGCCGGCGACCAGTTGACGAAGAAGAAAAAGAACACACTTGAACAGGCAAAGGAAGAACTGCGGAACGATTTCGGCCGCGAAACCAAGCGCTGA
- a CDS encoding hybrid sensor histidine kinase/response regulator, whose translation MTRREDGVWPKGGGNIGEILRNADFSVSGLGPVKGWPVCLRYIVEVVLNSRQPKFVAWGPDLAFIYNDAYVPIFPDRHPGALGKPFTEVWSDIWPQFEPIVHATLQGESHTFEELLIPMRRDGRTEDTWFTFSYTPLRDEKGAIGGLLCATMEVSAQVIAKRRERHALEELRSKSDALSIVNAAGAAITAELNIDRLTQIAVDAGVALTGAEFGAFFYNVDDGEGGSYMLYALSGVERKNFEKFPMPRNTKVFAPTFTGEGVVRSDDILLDPRYGQNAPYAGMPNGHLPVRSYLAVPVKSRSGAVIGGLFFGHAQPGRFTGAAEASLVSLAGQAAVAIDNARLLHAADVEIARRSSIESQLRRLNETLELRVANEIAERQQAEAALQQSQKMESIGKLTGGVAHDFNNLLQVISGNLQLLGKDVPNDGRAKERISNALAAVERGSRLANHLLAFGRRQALEPKVINMGRLVTGMDDMLRRALGEEVEIETMVSGGLWNTFADPVQIENAVLNLTINSRDAMEGSGKLTIEVGNAFLDDSYCRIHPEVTAGQYVVLAVTDSGCGMPPEVMVQAFEPFFTTKPEGRGTGLGLSMVYGFVKQSGGHVKIYSEVGEGTTIKLYLPRSFQTEDRVASNEAPPSVGGTETILVAEDDDGVRATVVEMLTDLGYYVLKARDAQSALTVIESGAHIDVLFTDVVMPGALKSPELARMARQRLPNIAVLYTSGYTENSIVHGGRLDPGLELLSKPYTREALARKIRLVLAHNAHRLHATAGPADIPGTTPPEITHAKLKLLLVEDDAFIRMDTAEILHDLGYEVIDVESGEQGVEILVHTKIDIIVADVGLPGMSGPAFAAKAREVLPSVGLVFATGNSELPDASRFSGSVLLSKPFSSRALDLAVKTATQQRPIA comes from the coding sequence ATGACCCGACGCGAAGACGGCGTTTGGCCGAAGGGTGGCGGAAATATCGGCGAAATACTACGCAATGCCGACTTCAGCGTTTCAGGCCTTGGGCCTGTGAAGGGCTGGCCTGTTTGTCTCAGGTATATTGTCGAAGTTGTATTGAATTCGCGCCAGCCGAAATTCGTCGCCTGGGGGCCCGACCTTGCCTTCATCTACAACGACGCCTACGTGCCCATATTCCCGGATCGTCATCCAGGCGCGCTGGGCAAACCCTTCACTGAAGTCTGGAGCGATATCTGGCCGCAATTCGAACCGATCGTCCATGCCACGCTCCAAGGCGAATCTCATACTTTCGAGGAATTACTCATTCCGATGCGGCGGGACGGACGCACGGAGGACACCTGGTTCACCTTTTCCTACACGCCGCTTCGCGACGAAAAAGGCGCAATTGGCGGTCTGCTTTGTGCGACCATGGAAGTTTCGGCGCAAGTCATCGCCAAGCGGCGCGAGCGTCACGCGCTTGAAGAGCTGCGGTCGAAGTCCGACGCACTTTCGATCGTCAATGCAGCCGGTGCTGCAATCACGGCCGAACTCAATATCGATCGTCTGACACAGATTGCCGTTGATGCCGGCGTGGCATTGACGGGAGCGGAATTTGGCGCCTTCTTTTATAACGTCGATGACGGAGAAGGCGGAAGCTACATGCTCTACGCGCTTTCGGGCGTCGAGCGGAAGAACTTCGAAAAATTTCCGATGCCGCGCAATACGAAGGTCTTCGCGCCGACCTTCACCGGCGAAGGTGTCGTGCGTTCCGACGATATCCTACTTGACCCCCGTTACGGGCAGAACGCTCCTTATGCCGGCATGCCAAACGGCCACCTGCCGGTACGAAGTTATCTCGCAGTGCCGGTAAAATCCCGCAGCGGGGCAGTCATCGGCGGCCTCTTTTTCGGCCACGCGCAGCCCGGCCGCTTCACCGGTGCGGCGGAGGCGAGCCTTGTCAGCCTTGCCGGTCAGGCGGCCGTCGCAATCGACAATGCCCGGCTGCTGCACGCTGCCGACGTGGAGATCGCCCGGCGCAGCAGCATTGAAAGCCAACTGCGTAGACTCAACGAAACGCTGGAACTGCGCGTTGCCAATGAGATCGCCGAGCGCCAACAGGCCGAGGCTGCCCTGCAGCAATCACAGAAAATGGAGTCGATTGGCAAGCTCACGGGCGGTGTCGCCCATGATTTCAACAATCTGCTGCAGGTCATCTCCGGCAATCTCCAACTCCTGGGAAAGGACGTCCCGAACGATGGTCGCGCCAAGGAGCGGATTTCAAACGCACTTGCCGCCGTAGAGCGCGGCTCACGGCTGGCAAACCATTTGCTCGCCTTCGGCCGTCGTCAGGCGCTGGAGCCGAAGGTCATCAATATGGGTCGTCTCGTGACCGGCATGGATGATATGCTTCGCCGCGCGCTGGGCGAGGAGGTCGAAATCGAAACCATGGTTTCCGGGGGCCTCTGGAACACCTTTGCCGATCCGGTCCAGATTGAGAATGCGGTTCTTAACCTCACCATCAATTCGCGCGACGCGATGGAAGGATCCGGTAAGCTGACAATCGAGGTGGGTAATGCATTTCTCGACGATTCCTATTGCCGGATCCATCCGGAAGTGACTGCTGGTCAGTATGTCGTGCTCGCCGTTACCGATAGCGGGTGCGGGATGCCGCCGGAGGTCATGGTGCAGGCCTTCGAGCCCTTCTTCACCACCAAACCCGAAGGCAGGGGCACTGGCCTCGGGCTTTCGATGGTCTACGGCTTCGTCAAGCAATCCGGCGGACATGTGAAGATCTACAGCGAGGTTGGAGAAGGAACGACGATCAAGCTCTATCTGCCTCGTTCGTTCCAGACCGAGGACCGCGTGGCCAGCAACGAGGCACCACCATCGGTCGGCGGCACGGAAACCATCCTCGTCGCGGAGGACGACGACGGCGTGCGGGCCACCGTCGTCGAGATGCTGACCGATCTCGGCTATTACGTCTTGAAGGCCCGCGATGCGCAGAGCGCACTCACCGTTATCGAAAGCGGTGCGCATATCGATGTGCTCTTTACGGACGTCGTCATGCCCGGTGCGTTGAAGAGCCCCGAGCTCGCGCGCATGGCGCGCCAACGCCTGCCGAACATCGCAGTTCTCTATACCTCCGGCTACACGGAAAACTCGATCGTCCATGGCGGCCGCCTCGACCCCGGCCTTGAACTTCTCTCCAAGCCCTATACGCGGGAGGCGCTTGCGCGAAAGATCCGCCTGGTGCTTGCTCACAATGCCCACCGCCTCCATGCTACGGCCGGACCGGCCGACATCCCAGGTACCACACCCCCGGAGATCACGCATGCCAAACTCAAGCTGTTGCTGGTGGAGGACGATGCATTCATCCGCATGGACACGGCAGAAATACTTCACGACCTGGGTTATGAGGTGATCGATGTCGAAAGCGGGGAACAGGGTGTCGAGATCCTGGTGCATACAAAGATCGATATCATCGTCGCCGATGTCGGCTTGCCGGGCATGTCAGGACCCGCCTTCGCTGCCAAGGCAAGAGAAGTACTGCCATCCGTTGGGTTGGTATTTGCCACAGGAAACAGCGAGCTTCCGGACGCCAGCCGTTTCTCCGGCTCGGTCCTGCTGTCGAAACCCTTCAGCAGCAGAGCCCTCGACCTGGCTGTGAAGACCGCGACCCAGCAAAGGCCAATCGCTTAG
- a CDS encoding DUF2934 domain-containing protein, whose product MTETREEWIKKRAYALWEEEGHPTGRDSIHWEQAKKEREKLEGSAASKDGKEVKTRGKRTAPPGTKSNGAAKPAPKRAVSRKSA is encoded by the coding sequence ATGACAGAAACTCGGGAAGAGTGGATTAAAAAACGTGCATACGCCCTCTGGGAAGAAGAGGGACATCCTACCGGACGAGATTCCATACATTGGGAGCAGGCAAAGAAAGAGCGTGAAAAGCTCGAAGGCTCTGCTGCGTCGAAGGACGGCAAGGAAGTCAAGACCAGGGGCAAACGCACCGCACCCCCCGGGACGAAAAGCAACGGCGCTGCAAAGCCGGCTCCGAAGCGTGCCGTCAGCCGCAAGTCTGCCTGA